A portion of the Fusobacterium nucleatum genome contains these proteins:
- a CDS encoding ATP-binding protein, which translates to MKKGIGVGIEDFRKIIREDCYYFDKTNYIEELLKDKTVIKLFTRPRRFGKTLNMSTLKYFFDIKNAEENRKLFKDLYIEKSEYFKEQGQYPVIFITLKDFKKNTWEEMNFEIKELLRNLYDEFNFIRDTLSISDLREFDKIWLKEEDANYDSSLLNLTKYLYNYYKKEVVLLIDEYDSPLITANQRGYYKDSINFFRNFLSLALKTNSYLKIGVLTGIVQVAKEGIFSGLNNVRTYNILGDKFETFFGLSEEEVEEALKYFEMTYEIEEVKRWYDGYKFGNSEVYNPWSIINYLADRGLQTYWVNTSDNALIYDNLKNSTVDVFNNLQTLFEGKEIKKEISPFFTFEELSKFDGIWQLMAYNGYLKISEKLSNDEYMLKIPNYEIQTFFKKGFIDKFLVSGNYFNPMMDALLDGNIEEFERRLQNIFLVNTSFYDLKGEKVYHSLFLGMLIWLRDKYEVKSNGERGHGRYDAMLIPLDKVRPAYVFEFKVSKTIKALNAKAEEALEQIKEKQYDVGLKDLGITKIYRIGIAFKGKNVKVKYEIV; encoded by the coding sequence ATGAAAAAAGGAATAGGGGTAGGAATAGAAGATTTTAGAAAGATAATAAGAGAAGATTGTTACTATTTTGATAAAACAAATTATATAGAAGAACTTTTAAAAGATAAAACAGTAATAAAATTATTTACCCGTCCAAGAAGATTTGGAAAGACATTGAATATGTCAACATTAAAATATTTTTTTGATATAAAAAATGCAGAAGAAAATAGAAAGCTATTTAAAGATTTATATATAGAAAAGTCAGAGTATTTTAAAGAACAAGGGCAATATCCAGTTATTTTCATTACATTAAAAGATTTTAAAAAGAATACTTGGGAAGAAATGAATTTTGAAATTAAAGAATTACTTAGAAATTTATATGATGAATTTAATTTTATTAGAGATACTTTAAGTATAAGTGATTTAAGAGAATTTGATAAGATTTGGCTAAAGGAAGAAGATGCAAACTATGATAGTTCTTTACTAAATCTTACAAAATATTTATATAATTATTATAAAAAAGAAGTAGTTTTATTAATAGATGAATATGATAGTCCATTAATAACAGCTAATCAAAGAGGGTACTATAAAGATTCAATAAACTTTTTTAGAAATTTTTTAAGCTTAGCTTTAAAAACAAATTCATATTTAAAAATAGGAGTATTAACTGGAATAGTTCAAGTTGCAAAAGAAGGGATATTTTCAGGTTTAAATAATGTTAGAACCTATAATATATTAGGAGATAAATTTGAAACATTTTTTGGTTTAAGTGAAGAAGAAGTGGAAGAAGCATTAAAATATTTTGAAATGACTTATGAAATAGAAGAAGTAAAAAGATGGTATGATGGCTATAAATTTGGAAATTCAGAAGTATATAACCCTTGGTCTATAATAAATTATCTAGCAGATAGAGGTTTACAAACATATTGGGTAAATACCTCAGATAATGCTTTAATTTATGATAATTTAAAAAATTCAACAGTGGATGTATTTAATAATTTACAAACTCTGTTTGAAGGAAAAGAAATAAAAAAAGAAATAAGTCCATTTTTTACTTTTGAAGAATTATCAAAATTTGATGGAATATGGCAGTTGATGGCATACAATGGATATTTAAAGATAAGTGAAAAATTATCTAATGATGAATATATGTTAAAAATACCAAACTATGAAATACAAACATTTTTCAAAAAAGGCTTCATAGATAAATTTTTAGTGAGTGGAAATTATTTTAATCCAATGATGGATGCCTTATTAGATGGAAATATAGAAGAGTTTGAAAGAAGATTACAAAATATCTTTTTAGTAAATACAAGTTTTTATGATTTAAAAGGAGAAAAAGTATATCATTCTTTGTTTTTAGGAATGTTGATTTGGTTAAGGGATAAATATGAAGTGAAATCAAATGGTGAAAGAGGACATGGAAGATATGATGCAATGTTAATACCACTTGATAAAGTAAGACCAGCCTATGTATTTGAATTTAAAGTATCTAAAACTATAAAAGCCTTAAATGCAAAAGCAGAGGAAGCCTTAGAACAAATAAAAGAAAAGCAATATGATGTAGGTTTGAAAGACTTAGGAATAACTAAGATATACAGAATAGGAATAGCATTTAAAGGTAAAAATGTGAAAGTAAAATATGAAATAGTATAG
- a CDS encoding PAS domain-containing protein codes for METMSSHLPKLDEEKLKFVIELKEKYNAGKISLADARKQLKERVKTLKPYEIAYAEQKLTPFVEDECIKENIQNMMLLFDEVMDTSRPTELPPDHPIMCYFRENDDMRELLKEVENLIQFPVIKNQWYELYDKLDLWWKLHLPRKQNQLYSLLEKKGFTRPTTTMWVLDDFVRDELKENRKMLDDGNEEEFIASQTSVAADIIDLIQKEETVLYPTSLAMITPEEFEDMKSGDREIGFTFGKLETTSEPKKPIIQENSNISEQGNLAKDLAQLLGKYGFNSENSQSSEFDVAMGKMTLEQINLVFKHLPVDITYVDENEIVKFYSDTAHRIFPRSKNVIGRDVKNCHPRKSVHIVEEIIEKFRSGEQDFVEFWINKPELFIYISYSAVKDENGKFRGILEMMQDCTRIRSLEGSQTLLNWESANLDNKPIEEKTEENNVKIDLDKIDGDTYLKDLIKVYPKLKEDMVKISENFKLLQTPLAAVMLPTVTLKKASERGEVELNTLIEKIKEIIKTY; via the coding sequence ATGGAAACAATGTCAAGTCATTTACCAAAATTAGATGAAGAAAAACTAAAATTTGTAATTGAATTAAAAGAAAAATATAATGCCGGTAAAATTAGTTTAGCTGATGCAAGAAAGCAGCTTAAAGAAAGAGTTAAAACTTTAAAACCTTATGAAATTGCTTATGCTGAACAAAAACTCACACCTTTTGTTGAAGATGAATGCATAAAAGAAAATATCCAAAATATGATGCTTTTATTTGATGAGGTTATGGATACAAGTAGACCTACTGAATTACCTCCTGACCACCCTATTATGTGTTATTTTAGAGAAAATGATGATATGAGAGAATTATTAAAGGAAGTTGAAAACTTAATTCAATTCCCTGTTATCAAAAATCAATGGTATGAACTATATGATAAACTTGATTTATGGTGGAAGTTACATTTACCTAGAAAACAAAATCAACTTTACTCACTTTTAGAAAAAAAAGGTTTTACAAGACCTACTACTACAATGTGGGTACTAGATGACTTTGTTAGAGATGAGCTAAAAGAAAACAGAAAAATGCTTGATGATGGAAATGAAGAAGAGTTTATTGCCTCACAAACAAGTGTTGCTGCTGATATTATTGATTTGATTCAAAAAGAAGAAACTGTGTTGTATCCTACATCTCTTGCAATGATTACTCCTGAAGAATTTGAAGATATGAAATCTGGGGATAGAGAAATTGGATTTACTTTTGGTAAACTTGAAACTACAAGTGAACCTAAAAAACCAATAATTCAAGAAAATTCTAATATCAGTGAACAAGGAAACTTAGCTAAAGATTTAGCTCAATTATTAGGTAAATATGGATTTAATTCTGAAAATTCTCAATCTTCTGAGTTTGATGTAGCTATGGGTAAGATGACATTAGAACAAATCAATTTAGTTTTTAAACATCTACCAGTTGATATAACTTATGTTGATGAAAATGAAATTGTTAAATTCTACTCAGACACTGCTCATAGAATTTTTCCTCGTAGTAAAAATGTTATAGGTAGAGATGTTAAGAATTGTCACCCTAGAAAAAGTGTACATATAGTTGAAGAAATTATTGAAAAATTTAGAAGTGGAGAACAAGATTTTGTTGAATTTTGGATAAATAAACCTGAGTTATTTATTTATATTTCTTATTCTGCTGTTAAAGATGAAAATGGTAAATTTAGAGGTATTTTAGAGATGATGCAAGATTGTACAAGAATTCGTTCACTTGAAGGTTCACAAACTCTTTTAAACTGGGAAAGTGCTAACTTAGATAATAAACCTATTGAAGAAAAAACAGAAGAAAATAATGTTAAGATTGATTTAGATAAAATTGATGGAGATACATATTTAAAAGATTTAATTAAAGTATATCCTAAATTAAAAGAAGATATGGTTAAAATATCTGAAAATTTTAAGCTTTTACAAACTCCATTAGCAGCAGTAATGTTGCCTACTGTTACTCTTAAAAAAGCAAGTGAAAGAGGGGAAGTTGAATTGAATACTTTAATTGAAAAGATTAAAGAAATTATTAAAACTTATTAG
- the rpsR gene encoding 30S ribosomal protein S18 → MAEFRRRRAKLRVKAEEIDYKNVELLKRFVSDKGKINPSRLTGANAKLQRKIAKAVKRARNIALIPYTRTEK, encoded by the coding sequence ATGGCAGAATTCAGAAGAAGAAGAGCTAAATTAAGAGTTAAAGCTGAAGAAATTGATTATAAAAATGTTGAACTTTTAAAAAGATTTGTATCTGATAAGGGAAAAATCAATCCTTCAAGATTAACTGGAGCTAATGCTAAATTACAAAGAAAAATAGCAAAAGCTGTTAAAAGAGCAAGAAATATAGCTCTTATACCATATACAAGAACAGAAAAATAA
- the rpsF gene encoding 30S ribosomal protein S6 — MRKYEIMYIINPTVLEEGREELVNQVNALLTSNGATIAKTEKWGERKLAYPIDKKKSGFYVLTTFEIDGTKLAEVESKLNIMESVMRYIVVKQD, encoded by the coding sequence ATGAGAAAATATGAAATCATGTACATCATCAATCCTACTGTTTTAGAAGAAGGAAGAGAAGAATTAGTAAACCAAGTAAATGCTTTATTAACTTCAAATGGAGCTACAATAGCTAAAACAGAAAAATGGGGAGAAAGAAAACTTGCTTATCCAATAGATAAGAAAAAATCTGGTTTTTATGTACTAACTACTTTTGAGATTGACGGAACAAAATTAGCAGAAGTAGAATCTAAGTTAAATATTATGGAATCTGTAATGAGATACATAGTTGTTAAACAAGACTAA
- a CDS encoding proline--tRNA ligase translates to MRFSKAYIKTLKETPKEAEIASHKLMLRAGMIKKLASGIYAYLPLGYRTIKKIENIVREEMDRAGALELLMPVVQPAELWQESGRWDVMGPEMLRLKDRHERDFVLSPTQEEMITAIIRSDISSYKSLPINLYHIQTKFRDERRPRFGLMRGREFTMKDAYSFHTSQESLDEEFLNMRDTYTRIFTRCGLKFRPVDADSGNIGGSGSQEFQVLAESGEDEIIYSDGSEYAANIEKAVSELINPPKEELKEVELVHTPDCPTIESLAKYLDVPLERTVKALTYKDMGTDEIYMVLIRGDFEVNEVKLKNILNAVEVEMATDEEIEKIGLKKGYIGPYKLPAKIKIVADLSVPEVSNHIVGSHQKDYHYKNVNYDRDYTADIVTDIRKVRVGDNCITGGKLHSARGIECGQIFKLGDKYSKAMNATYLDEKGKTQFMLMGCYGIGVTRTMAASIEQNNDENGIIWPVSIAPYIVDVIPANIKNEVQVSLAEKIYNELQEEKIDVMLDDRDEKPGFKFKDADLIGFPFKVVVGKRADEGIVELKIRRTGETLEVSQNEVIAKIKELMRIY, encoded by the coding sequence ATGAGGTTTAGTAAAGCATATATAAAAACTTTAAAAGAAACACCAAAAGAAGCAGAAATTGCCAGCCATAAACTTATGTTAAGAGCAGGTATGATAAAAAAATTAGCAAGTGGTATCTATGCTTATTTACCATTAGGATATAGAACTATTAAAAAAATAGAAAATATTGTTCGTGAAGAAATGGATAGAGCAGGTGCATTGGAACTTTTAATGCCAGTTGTTCAACCAGCTGAACTTTGGCAAGAAAGTGGAAGATGGGATGTTATGGGACCTGAAATGTTAAGATTAAAAGATAGACATGAAAGAGATTTTGTTCTATCTCCTACACAAGAAGAAATGATAACAGCAATAATTAGAAGTGATATTTCTTCATATAAGTCACTACCTATAAATCTATATCATATTCAAACAAAGTTTAGAGATGAAAGAAGACCAAGATTTGGACTTATGAGAGGTAGAGAGTTTACTATGAAAGATGCTTATTCTTTCCATACTTCTCAAGAATCATTAGATGAAGAATTTTTAAATATGAGAGATACTTATACAAGAATATTTACAAGATGTGGTTTAAAATTTAGACCTGTTGATGCAGACTCAGGAAATATTGGTGGAAGTGGTTCTCAAGAATTTCAAGTATTGGCAGAATCAGGAGAAGATGAAATTATTTACTCTGATGGTTCAGAATATGCAGCAAATATTGAAAAAGCTGTAAGTGAACTTATCAATCCTCCAAAGGAAGAATTAAAGGAAGTTGAACTTGTTCATACACCAGATTGTCCAACAATAGAAAGTTTAGCAAAATATTTAGATGTTCCATTGGAAAGAACTGTAAAAGCATTGACATATAAAGATATGGGAACAGATGAAATTTATATGGTTCTAATAAGAGGAGATTTTGAAGTTAACGAAGTAAAGTTAAAAAATATTTTAAATGCAGTGGAAGTTGAAATGGCTACTGATGAAGAAATAGAAAAAATAGGTTTGAAAAAAGGATATATTGGACCATATAAATTACCTGCTAAAATTAAAATTGTAGCAGACTTATCTGTACCAGAAGTTTCAAATCATATTGTTGGTTCTCATCAAAAAGATTACCACTACAAAAATGTAAACTATGATAGAGATTATACTGCTGATATAGTGACAGATATAAGAAAAGTTAGAGTTGGGGACAATTGTATAACAGGGGGTAAATTACATTCAGCAAGGGGAATTGAATGTGGTCAAATATTTAAACTTGGAGATAAATATTCTAAGGCTATGAATGCTACTTACCTTGATGAAAAAGGTAAAACTCAATTTATGTTAATGGGTTGCTATGGGATAGGAGTTACAAGAACTATGGCAGCTTCAATAGAACAAAATAATGATGAAAATGGAATTATTTGGCCAGTATCAATAGCACCTTATATTGTTGATGTAATTCCAGCAAATATAAAAAATGAAGTACAAGTAAGTTTAGCTGAAAAGATTTATAATGAGCTACAAGAAGAAAAAATTGATGTAATGTTAGATGATAGAGATGAAAAACCTGGTTTCAAATTTAAAGATGCAGACTTAATTGGTTTTCCATTTAAAGTTGTTGTTGGAAAAAGAGCTGATGAAGGCATAGTTGAATTAAAAATTAGAAGAACAGGAGAAACTCTTGAGGTTTCTCAAAATGAAGTTATTGCCAAAATTAAAGAATTAATGAGAATATATTAA